The Mesorhizobium loti genome includes a region encoding these proteins:
- the ntrB gene encoding nitrate ABC transporter permease: protein MSIQTIEDTKVKAFPAKPAAVIAFTARARRRFDPLAVAGKLASALVPPIIVIALMLVVWQIACSSPTSSLPPPTQVWNEAYDLIAHPFFDNGPQDIGLAWRVLISLQRVAIGFGLAAIIGVALGALVGQSIWAMRGLDPVFQILRTVPPLAWLPLSLAAFRDSSPSAIFVIFITSIWPIIINTAVGVRNIPEDYRNVSRILRLNQFEFFVKIMVPAAAPYIFTGLRIGIGLSWLAIVAAEMLTGGVGIGFFIWDAWNSSRLPDIIVALAYIGVTGFCLDRLVAAVGAFVTRGTTAK from the coding sequence ATGTCGATCCAGACTATCGAGGACACAAAAGTGAAGGCGTTCCCCGCGAAGCCGGCGGCGGTCATCGCCTTCACCGCCAGGGCGCGGCGCCGCTTCGATCCGCTCGCCGTCGCCGGCAAACTGGCGAGCGCGCTGGTGCCGCCCATCATCGTCATCGCGCTGATGCTGGTCGTCTGGCAGATCGCCTGTTCGTCGCCGACATCGAGCCTGCCGCCGCCGACCCAGGTGTGGAACGAGGCCTATGATCTGATCGCGCATCCGTTCTTCGACAATGGCCCGCAGGATATCGGGCTCGCCTGGCGGGTGCTGATCTCGCTGCAGCGCGTTGCCATCGGTTTCGGCCTGGCGGCGATCATCGGCGTCGCGCTCGGCGCGCTGGTCGGCCAGTCGATCTGGGCGATGCGTGGCCTCGACCCGGTGTTCCAGATCCTGCGCACGGTGCCGCCGCTGGCCTGGTTGCCGCTGTCGCTGGCTGCGTTCCGCGATTCCAGCCCGTCGGCGATCTTCGTCATCTTCATCACCTCGATCTGGCCAATCATCATCAACACGGCCGTCGGCGTGCGCAACATCCCAGAGGATTACCGCAACGTCTCGCGCATTCTGCGGCTCAACCAGTTCGAGTTCTTCGTCAAGATCATGGTGCCGGCCGCCGCGCCCTACATCTTCACCGGCCTGAGGATCGGCATCGGCCTGTCCTGGCTCGCCATCGTCGCCGCCGAAATGCTGACCGGCGGCGTCGGCATCGGCTTCTTCATCTGGGACGCGTGGAACTCGTCGCGGCTGCCCGACATCATCGTCGCGCTGGCCTATATCGGTGTCACCGGCTTCTGCCTCGACCGGCTGGTCGCGGCGGTCGGCGCCTTCGTCACCCGCGGCACAACGGCAAAGTGA
- a CDS encoding ABC transporter ATP-binding protein — protein sequence MTAYLKLDHIDKSFTRGAQVSEVLKDIRLTIDKGEFVSIIGHSGCGKSTLLNLIAGLTKVSAGAVLLEDKEVDSPGPERAVVFQNHSLLPWLTVYENINLAVAKVFGRSKSKAERHDWIMRNLDLVQMAHAKDKRPAEISGGMKQRVGIARALAMEPKILLLDEPFGALDALTRAHLQDAVMDIHSRLGSTTIMITHDVDEAVLLSDRIVMMTNGPAATIGEVLAVPLARPRRRVELSSDRTFLRCREAVLKFLYERHRFVEAAE from the coding sequence ATGACGGCCTATCTGAAGCTCGACCATATCGACAAATCCTTCACCCGTGGTGCCCAGGTCAGCGAGGTGTTGAAGGACATCCGACTGACCATCGACAAGGGCGAATTCGTCTCCATCATCGGCCATTCCGGCTGCGGCAAGTCGACCTTGCTCAACCTGATCGCCGGGCTGACCAAAGTGTCCGCCGGCGCCGTGCTGCTCGAGGACAAGGAGGTCGACAGTCCCGGACCCGAACGCGCGGTTGTGTTCCAGAACCACTCGCTGCTGCCGTGGCTGACCGTCTATGAAAACATCAACTTGGCCGTGGCAAAGGTCTTCGGTCGTTCGAAGAGCAAGGCCGAGCGGCATGACTGGATCATGCGCAATCTCGACCTCGTGCAGATGGCCCATGCCAAGGACAAGCGCCCGGCCGAGATATCGGGCGGCATGAAGCAGCGCGTCGGCATTGCCCGGGCGCTGGCCATGGAGCCGAAGATCCTGCTGCTCGACGAGCCGTTCGGCGCGCTCGATGCGCTGACGCGCGCGCATCTTCAGGACGCGGTGATGGACATCCATTCCAGGCTCGGCTCGACGACGATCATGATCACCCATGATGTCGACGAGGCGGTGCTGCTCTCCGACCGCATCGTCATGATGACCAACGGCCCGGCGGCGACCATCGGCGAGGTGCTTGCCGTGCCGCTGGCGCGGCCGCGCCGGCGCGTCGAACTCTCTTCCGACCGGACCTTCCTGCGCTGCCGCGAGGCAGTGCTGAAGTTCCTCTACGAACGCCACCGCTTCGTCGAAGCCGCGGAGTAG
- the nirD gene encoding nitrite reductase small subunit NirD has product MNWIPIGSLSDIPRRGARCVATPEGKVAVFRTQDDQVYAIDDHCPHKGGPLSQGIVHGTAVTCPLHNWVISLETGKALGADEGAVRTIPVRVEGERLFIALEALASRAA; this is encoded by the coding sequence ATGAACTGGATCCCCATCGGCTCCCTCTCCGACATCCCGCGCCGCGGCGCGCGCTGCGTCGCCACCCCGGAAGGCAAGGTCGCCGTCTTCCGTACCCAGGACGATCAGGTCTACGCCATCGATGACCATTGTCCGCATAAGGGCGGACCGCTCAGCCAGGGCATCGTGCACGGCACGGCGGTGACCTGTCCCTTGCACAATTGGGTGATTTCGCTGGAGACGGGCAAGGCGCTCGGCGCCGACGAGGGCGCGGTGCGCACCATTCCGGTGCGGGTCGAGGGCGAGCGTCTGTTCAT